The Burkholderia cepacia genome includes a region encoding these proteins:
- a CDS encoding SIS domain-containing protein, translating to MSVERIQQHFHDSAALHAEAADALSLPIAAAVDAMFAALANGNKIVACGDGPSAAAAHYLAVSLVGGFERERPGLPAIALATDASQGGLAGAVSAEQLFAQQVRVLGQTGDILLVLDPGGASPRVLAAIDEAHEREMTVVALTGGSSLALAAVLSDTDIPISVPAVRAARIHEVHLLTIHCLCDGIDAMLLGED from the coding sequence ATGTCAGTCGAACGTATTCAGCAACATTTCCACGACAGCGCCGCGCTTCACGCCGAAGCGGCCGACGCGCTGTCGCTGCCGATCGCAGCCGCGGTCGATGCGATGTTCGCCGCGCTGGCGAACGGCAACAAGATCGTCGCGTGCGGTGACGGCCCGTCGGCCGCTGCCGCGCACTACCTCGCCGTGTCGCTCGTCGGCGGCTTCGAGCGCGAGCGTCCGGGCCTGCCCGCGATCGCGCTGGCCACCGACGCGTCGCAGGGCGGCCTCGCGGGCGCGGTGTCCGCCGAGCAACTGTTCGCCCAGCAGGTGCGCGTACTCGGCCAGACCGGCGACATCCTGCTGGTGCTCGATCCGGGCGGCGCGTCGCCGCGCGTGCTGGCGGCGATCGACGAAGCGCACGAACGCGAGATGACCGTCGTCGCGCTCACCGGCGGCAGCAGCCTTGCGCTGGCGGCCGTGCTGTCCGACACCGATATTCCGATCAGCGTGCCCGCCGTTCGCGCGGCGCGCATCCACGAAGTCCATCTGCTGACCATCCACTGCCTGTGCGACGGCATCGACGCGATGCTGCTGGGTGAGGATTGA
- a CDS encoding BON domain-containing protein has product MNQSRVKQTLVRTTLLAALTAGLVVSLQGCVLGIVGAAAGGGALVATDRRTLGAQTEDREIQVKSLTQINNGLPDQSHVNVTVFNRRVLLTGEVPNDASKQRAEEIVRGINNVNGIVNELSVEPASSLSSRANDSYLEGRVKSELIATKGISANYYKVVSERGNLYLMGLVTVDEGNRGAEAASQVPGVEKVVKVFQYVKPQDAQALQAASPASGASAASADGATVGAVPDASVQSTPLQPPAPISNSSNVHPGNPKAAPQ; this is encoded by the coding sequence ATGAATCAAAGCCGCGTCAAACAGACGCTCGTCAGAACCACGCTGCTCGCCGCGCTGACGGCGGGCCTCGTCGTGTCGCTGCAGGGTTGTGTGCTCGGGATCGTCGGCGCAGCGGCCGGCGGCGGCGCGCTGGTCGCGACCGACCGCCGTACGCTCGGCGCGCAGACGGAGGACCGGGAGATCCAGGTCAAGTCGCTCACGCAGATCAACAACGGGCTGCCCGACCAGTCGCATGTGAACGTCACGGTATTCAACCGCCGCGTACTGCTGACCGGCGAAGTGCCGAACGATGCATCGAAGCAGCGTGCCGAAGAAATCGTGCGCGGCATCAACAACGTGAACGGCATCGTCAACGAGCTGTCGGTCGAGCCGGCGTCGTCGCTGTCGTCGCGCGCGAACGACTCGTACCTCGAAGGGCGCGTGAAGTCCGAGCTGATCGCGACGAAGGGCATCTCGGCGAACTACTACAAGGTGGTCAGCGAACGCGGCAACCTTTACCTGATGGGGCTCGTGACGGTCGACGAGGGCAATCGCGGCGCGGAAGCCGCCAGCCAGGTGCCCGGCGTCGAGAAGGTCGTGAAGGTGTTCCAGTACGTGAAGCCGCAGGACGCGCAGGCGCTGCAGGCGGCGTCGCCCGCGAGCGGCGCGTCCGCGGCGTCGGCTGACGGCGCGACGGTGGGCGCCGTGCCCGACGCGTCGGTGCAGTCCACGCCGCTGCAACCGCCCGCGCCGATCTCGAATTCGTCGAACGTGCACCCGGGCAACCCGAAGGCGGCACCGCAATGA
- a CDS encoding c-type cytochrome: MKLKQWIQGAAAAALVAGTLGAAHADVGDGLKVARGNACMGCHAVDRKLVGPSFKEIAARYKADPQAVAKLSKKVKEGGSGVWGAIPMPAHPRMSDADARSVVEWVLAGAPSK, from the coding sequence ATGAAGCTGAAGCAGTGGATTCAAGGCGCCGCAGCCGCGGCGCTCGTGGCGGGCACGCTGGGCGCCGCGCACGCGGATGTCGGCGACGGCCTGAAGGTGGCGCGCGGCAATGCGTGCATGGGCTGCCACGCGGTCGACCGCAAGCTCGTCGGCCCGTCGTTCAAGGAAATCGCCGCCCGCTACAAGGCCGATCCGCAGGCCGTGGCAAAGCTGTCGAAGAAGGTGAAGGAAGGTGGCTCCGGTGTCTGGGGTGCGATTCCGATGCCGGCGCATCCGCGCATGAGCGACGCCGACGCGCGTTCGGTGGTCGAATGGGTGCTGGCCGGCGCGCCGTCAAAGTAA
- a CDS encoding DUF7079 family protein yields the protein MADSVSARERRNCWLVMSDLFVDNEVDYKAVAEALVRDCPNMDRAELKRTLFEEVAPVLGTNGLTPAPSVWMGFDGDAVMRDVAERLTQQHLSFYRRVTGGIWSTMCRFLFRSWWAELERELKTLGKA from the coding sequence ATGGCCGATTCGGTAAGCGCACGCGAGCGCCGCAACTGCTGGCTGGTCATGTCGGACCTGTTCGTCGACAACGAAGTCGATTACAAGGCCGTGGCCGAAGCCCTGGTCCGCGACTGTCCGAACATGGACCGCGCCGAGTTGAAGCGCACGTTGTTCGAGGAGGTGGCGCCCGTGCTGGGCACCAACGGACTGACGCCGGCCCCCAGCGTATGGATGGGATTCGATGGCGATGCCGTCATGCGTGACGTCGCCGAGCGGCTGACGCAACAGCACCTGTCGTTCTATCGCCGTGTCACGGGCGGCATTTGGAGCACCATGTGCCGCTTCCTCTTCCGCTCCTGGTGGGCTGAACTCGAGCGCGAGCTCAAGACGCTCGGTAAGGCTTAG
- a CDS encoding enolase C-terminal domain-like protein — MSEPRSAGPTPDTPLVTRMQVIPVAGRDSMLLNLCGAHAPYFTRNLVILDDSSGHAGVGEVPGGEGIRHALERMTDLVVGQSIGRYQATLNAVRAALSGAGPGAGRTIRHEVTSAGEAAVLRQPHEINLRLDNVITAIEAALLDLLGQHLDVPVAALLGEGQQRDAVPMLAYLFYVGDRRRTDLPYRDETHAPSAWFRLRNEEALTPAAIAQQAEAAVERYGFVDFKLKGGVMAGADEMAAIAAIKARFPDARATLDPNGAWSLDEAVALCRGQGHLLAYAEDPCGPEGGYSGREVMAEFRRATGIPTATNMIATDWRQMDHAVRLQAVDIPLADPHFWTMQGSVRLAQLCRDWGLTWGSHSNNHFDVSLSMFTHAAAAAPGTITAIDTHWIWQEGDARLTREPLAIVGGKVAVPERPGLGIELDMTQVEAANALYKAVGGTARDDAVAMRYLVPGWSYDPKRPSFVRGA; from the coding sequence ATGTCCGAACCCCGCAGCGCCGGCCCGACGCCGGACACCCCGCTGGTGACCCGCATGCAGGTGATTCCCGTCGCCGGCCGCGACAGCATGCTGCTCAACCTGTGCGGCGCGCACGCGCCATACTTCACGCGCAACCTCGTGATCCTCGACGACAGCAGCGGACATGCGGGCGTCGGCGAAGTGCCGGGCGGCGAAGGCATCCGCCACGCGCTCGAGCGCATGACGGATCTCGTGGTCGGCCAGTCGATCGGGCGCTATCAGGCCACCCTCAACGCGGTGCGCGCGGCGCTGTCCGGCGCGGGCCCGGGTGCGGGCCGCACGATCCGGCACGAGGTGACGTCGGCCGGCGAGGCGGCGGTGCTGCGCCAGCCGCACGAGATCAACCTGCGGCTCGACAACGTGATCACCGCGATCGAGGCGGCGCTGCTCGACCTGCTCGGGCAGCATCTCGACGTGCCCGTCGCCGCGCTGCTCGGCGAAGGGCAGCAGCGCGACGCGGTGCCGATGCTCGCTTATCTGTTCTACGTCGGCGACCGACGGCGCACCGATCTGCCGTATCGTGACGAAACGCATGCGCCGAGCGCGTGGTTCCGGCTGCGCAACGAGGAGGCGCTCACGCCGGCCGCGATCGCGCAACAGGCGGAAGCCGCCGTCGAGCGCTACGGCTTCGTCGATTTCAAGCTGAAGGGCGGCGTGATGGCCGGCGCCGACGAGATGGCAGCGATCGCCGCGATCAAGGCGCGCTTCCCCGACGCGCGCGCGACGCTCGACCCGAACGGCGCGTGGTCGCTCGACGAGGCCGTCGCGCTGTGCCGAGGGCAAGGACACCTGCTCGCGTATGCGGAGGATCCGTGCGGGCCGGAAGGCGGCTATTCGGGCCGCGAGGTGATGGCCGAATTCCGCCGCGCAACGGGAATTCCGACCGCGACCAACATGATCGCGACCGACTGGCGGCAGATGGATCACGCGGTGCGGCTGCAGGCCGTCGACATCCCGCTCGCCGATCCGCATTTCTGGACGATGCAGGGCTCGGTGCGGCTCGCGCAGCTGTGCCGCGACTGGGGGCTCACGTGGGGCTCGCACTCGAACAACCACTTCGACGTGTCGCTCTCGATGTTCACGCATGCGGCGGCCGCCGCGCCCGGCACGATCACCGCGATCGACACGCACTGGATCTGGCAGGAAGGCGACGCGCGGCTCACGCGCGAGCCGCTCGCGATCGTCGGCGGCAAGGTGGCCGTGCCGGAACGGCCGGGGCTCGGGATCGAGCTCGACATGACGCAGGTCGAGGCCGCCAATGCGTTGTACAAGGCGGTCGGCGGGACGGCGCGCGACGACGCGGTCGCGATGCGGTATCTCGTGCCGGGATGGAGTTACGATCCGAAAAGGCCGAGCTTTGTGCGGGGCGCCTGA